The window ACCTCCCCTGGCACGGGGGAGGTGGCGACGCGGTAGTGGCGCCGGAGGGGGCAGCGGAGCCGGCGCATCGAGCGGAAAATCCGGATCCGCGACGTCCCCGCTGGCTGTCCCCTGTCCCCTGTCCCCTGTCCCCTGCCGTTTCCCTACTCCGTCCGGAGCGCCACGGCCGGGTCCACGCGGGCGGCGCGGCGCGCGGGGAGGACGCTGGCGGCCACGGCGACGGCGGCGATCAGGAGCGCCACGCCCACGTAGGTGGGCGGGTCGGCGGCGCCCAGGCCGTAGAGCAGGCCCGTCAGCAGGCGGGAGAGCGCCAGCGCGCCCAGGGTCCCCAGCGCCACGCCCGCGCCCACCAGCACCAGCCCCTCACGCACCACCATGCGCAGCACGTCGGCCGCGCGCGCGCCCAGCGCCATGCGGATGCCGATCTCGCGGGTGCGCTGCGCCACCGTGTACGAGGCCACGCCGTAGATCCCCACCGCCGCCAGCACCAGCGCCGAGAGCGCGAAGACGGAGATCAGCAGCAGGCTGAACTGCCGCTGGGCCATGGCGGAGGAGACCACCTGCTCCATGGTGCGCACCTTGGCCAGCGGGATGTCGCGGTCGATGGCGCGCACCTCGGCGCGGACGGCGCCGGCCAGGCGCAGCGGGTCGCCGTCGGCGCGCACCACCGCGTAGTTGGCGGTGAAGGGCCGCTGCAGGAAGGGGAGGTAGATCTGCGGCTCGCCCTCCAGGTGCAGCCCCCCGGAGCGCACGTGCCCCACCACCCCGACGACCGTCGCGAACACCGAGTCGGGCCGCCCCGCGACGCTGATCTGCTTTCCGATTGGGTCCTGCCCCGGCCAGTACTTCTCCGCCAGCCAGCGGTCGACCACCACCACCTCGGGCGCCCCCGCGCGGTCGGCCATGGTGAAGTCTCTCCCGGCGCCCAGCGGGATCCCCATCGCCCGGAAGTAGCCGGGGGTGACCGCGGCGTACTCGGCGTGCGGGTAGTTGCCGCCCGGGGGCACCGGCTGCTCCTTCACCATGAACGAGCCGCCCCACCCGTCGCCCGAGAGCGGGAGCGGGCGCACCACCGCGGCGGTGCGCACCCCGGGGAGCGTGGAGACGCGGGCCAGCATCTCCTCGTAGAACGCCGTCTGCTTGGCCGGCTCGTCGTACTTGGCGAAGGGGAGACCCACCTGGAAGGTGAGCACGCCCTGCGTCCGGAAGCCGGGGTCGGTGCCCAGCAGCGCCGCGAAGCTGCGCAGCAGGAGCCCCGCGCCCACCAGGACGACCACCGCAAGCGCCACCTCGGCCGCCACGATCAGGGAGCGCGCGCGCCGCCGCGACGGGTCGGCCGTGCCGCGCGCGCCCGCCGCGAGCGCGGCCGGGGCGCCGCCGCGGGCCAGGGCCAGCGCGGGGGCCAGCCCGAAGAGGACGGCCGTGAGCAGCGACACCCCCAGCGCGAAGGCGCCCACGCGCGGGTCCACCGTGGCCGCCTCCAGCCGCGGGATGCTCTGCGGGCCGGTGCGCGCCAGCGTGGCCACGCCCCAGGCGGCCAGCAGCACCCCCAGCGAGCCGCCGGCGAGCGCCAGCACCAGGCTCTCGGTGAAGAGCTGGCGCACCAGGCGGCCGCGCCCGGCGCCCAGCGCGGCGCGCACGGCCACCTCGCGGCGGCGCGCGGCCGAGCGGGCCAGGAGGAGGTTGGCCACGTTGGCGCAGGCGATCAGCAGCACCAGCCCCACCGCGCCCGCCAGCACCAGGAGCGCGGGGCGCACCTCGCCCACGTACTCCTCGCCGAGCGGCACGGCCACGGGCGCCCACCCCTTCGCCTCGGAGTAGCGGTCGGGGTCGGCGGTCTTGAAGCCCGCCGCCAGGCCGCGCAGGTCGGCCCGCAGCCGCTC is drawn from Longimicrobium sp. and contains these coding sequences:
- a CDS encoding ABC transporter permease, producing MDTLLQDLRYALRTLRKSPGFTAVAVLTLALGIGANTAVFSVVEAVLLRSLPFRDPDRLVVFWNRYAEGLSKGAISPPEFADQRRMLREFEGVAAVTDWGVNLTGRGEPERVRGYRVSPNLFSVLGVAPARGRAFAPGEGVEGNREVVVLSDELWRRSFGADPAVLGSAVRLNDQTYTVIGIMPRGVRFPDAPGLLFPERADLWVPRAWEQEADDRGNQYLRVVGRLRQGTTPERLRADLRGLAAGFKTADPDRYSEAKGWAPVAVPLGEEYVGEVRPALLVLAGAVGLVLLIACANVANLLLARSAARRREVAVRAALGAGRGRLVRQLFTESLVLALAGGSLGVLLAAWGVATLARTGPQSIPRLEAATVDPRVGAFALGVSLLTAVLFGLAPALALARGGAPAALAAGARGTADPSRRRARSLIVAAEVALAVVVLVGAGLLLRSFAALLGTDPGFRTQGVLTFQVGLPFAKYDEPAKQTAFYEEMLARVSTLPGVRTAAVVRPLPLSGDGWGGSFMVKEQPVPPGGNYPHAEYAAVTPGYFRAMGIPLGAGRDFTMADRAGAPEVVVVDRWLAEKYWPGQDPIGKQISVAGRPDSVFATVVGVVGHVRSGGLHLEGEPQIYLPFLQRPFTANYAVVRADGDPLRLAGAVRAEVRAIDRDIPLAKVRTMEQVVSSAMAQRQFSLLLISVFALSALVLAAVGIYGVASYTVAQRTREIGIRMALGARAADVLRMVVREGLVLVGAGVALGTLGALALSRLLTGLLYGLGAADPPTYVGVALLIAAVAVAASVLPARRAARVDPAVALRTE